A genomic window from Anguilla rostrata isolate EN2019 chromosome 14, ASM1855537v3, whole genome shotgun sequence includes:
- the LOC135239619 gene encoding soluble lamin-associated protein of 75 kDa-like isoform X1, translating to MEFPVDVLATLSHEDLVHSAEDYMSDLLYSNPDNAEHFSLPNSRRIPLTISNVGFVPLYGSDLRHKVLALFSPEDQFTAVALYLGDQWWAVEDILKTADPSRKGLLKVRSLGEKIALYALNRIVYRSKEMSQNEVPFLCHSASDYAKILWKNGEAVGFYSVKPTGSLCNSFLTQRYLLPVMDSIFVRKIHRGNGHGLQILEDFVDCFKEDSLGLKYPLSQAMLKVCGQYLNTYPADRELLWEVESVGGPFQRCRIASKLQSIAVSGLCLEDALLHENDIAMEEEVQKETLSNSVEVTEVTMVNKHLRADTEDMPVSTRTRGSGYRRKRIREEVEVTEESLPDKITRVDDSATAKVANSEGETPAEEGQLAPDDDEGEGEEQPDEEVEDGDKEELSPVNKEVEKPVGQETPAQEEENLTLEVEQLAKVVAEQINGEVTEDFGKEEGEITEEPAAVEENCTQEEEEGQKDVDMEEAIEDIVEDKDTGGAVPEGPEEQTSAVEESLHAEQASSAEEPLPTEEEQTSPVEEALPTEEEQTSPAEEALPAEEEQTSPVEEALPTEEEQTSPAEETLPKEEEQTSPVEEALPAEQEQTSLGEEALPAEQGEISPIEEVDVDEQASTADEALSSEEHAAPTKEETPLVEQEEEAQPAKEEDLPEEAMAVEEQSPAAGEALAAEMDSSVNEDTSVDPVEDTVDHQKAPELEKPAPEVADGAIVVLDKVIPDNEEEGMEEKRSTEAAPLERVNSPSEPSPPLDKDTMNLSQDAVLLVGLKEVTYCLNGDNENDRTAQEVEKMEEEVPKGDVAEKGKDTEEEKTEEEKARTTEEEEEVEVDDGETLELSSDDDSEPPVVDMTGLRRKNKEIQAPPKRKSTRLNKRPLEDDQTAVSELEDESMEKEEENATSTEEEAVEKSSDEADEPPVVDRRVLRRKTKVIQSPSKPRGKRRSKT from the exons ATGGAATTCCCTGTGGATGTCCTGGCCACCTTGAGCCATGAAGATTTGGTGCATTCAGCTGAAGATTATATGTCTGACCTCCTCTACAGTAACCCTGACAACGCTGAGCACTTCTCACTTCCAAACTCCCGACGG ATCCCTCTGACCATTTCGAATGTAGGCTTTGTCCCTCTCTATGGATCTGACCTCAGACACAAAGTGTTAGCTCTTTTCTCTCCAGAAGACCAGTTCACAG ctgtgGCTCTGTATCTGGGAGATCAATGGTGGGCTGTGGAGGATATTCTGAAAACTGCAGACCCTTCTCGAAAGGGGCTCCTGAAG GTGCGGAGTCTTGGGGAGAAAATAGCGCTGTACGCGCTCAACCGCATAGTGTACAGATCGAAGGAGATGAGCCAAAATGAAGTGCCTTTTCTTTGCCACAGTGCAAGTGATTATGCCAAAATTCTCTGGAAAAATGGTGAAGCTGTTGGCTTCTACTCGGTCAAACCCACAG GAAGCTTGTGCAATAGCTTTTTGACTCAGCGTTACCTTCTGCCTGTCATGGATTCCATATTTGTCCGGAAGATTCACCGTGGTAATGGGCATGGCCTTCAGATACTGGAGGACTTTGTGGATTGTTTCAAAGAGGACTCGCTTGGGTTGAAGTATCCCCTTTCACAGGCCATGTTAAAAG TGTGTGGACAATACCTTAACACATATCCAGCCGACCGGGAGTTGCTGTGGGAAGTGGAAAGTGTTGGAGGCCCGTTCCAGAGATGCAGAATAGCAAGCAAGCTTCAGTCAATTGCTGTGAGCG GCCTTTGTCTGGAAGATGCACTTTTGCATGAGAACGACATAGCCATGGAAGAGGAGGTGCAAAAAGAAACCCTATCAAACTCTGTGGAAGTCACG gAAGTCACGATGGTCAATAAGCACCTCAGAGCTG ACACTGAAGACATGCCTGTCTCAACTCGTACCAGAGGCAGCGGTTATAGACGCAAACGGATAAGAGAGGAAGTAGAAGTTACTGAAGAAAGTCTGCCTGACAAAATAACCAG GGTGGATGATTCTGCAACAGCAAAGGTGGCAAACTCTGAAGGGGAGACCCCAGCAGAGGAGGGACAACTGGCCCCAGATGATgatgaaggggagggggaggagcaacCAGATGAGGAAGTGGAAGATGGGGACAAGGAGGAACTAAGCCCTGTTAACAAGGAAGTGGAGAAGCCTGTGGGTCAAGAAACACCGGCACAAGAAGAGGAGAATCTGACCCTG GAGGTGGAGCAGTTGGCCAAGGTGGTGGCGGAGCAAATAAATGGCGAAGTGACAGAAGACTTTGGTAAAGAGGAGGGGGAAATCACTGAGGAACCAGCTGCTGTGGAAGAGAACTGTAcccaagaggaagaggagggccaGAAGGATGTGGACATGGAGGAGGCAATTGAGGATATCGTGGAGGATAAG GACACTGGAGGGGCAGTTCCTGAAGGACCAGAGGAGCAGACATCAGCAGTAGAGGAGTCCTTGCATGCTGAGCAGGCTTCTTCTGCAGAAGAGCCCTTGCCAACTGAGGAGGAGCAGACATCCCCAGTAGAAGAGGCCTTGCCAACAGAGGAGGAGCAGACATCCCCAGCAGAAGAGGCCTTGccagcagaggaggagcagacaTCCCCAGTAGAAGAGGCCTTGCCAACAGAGGAGGAGCAGACATCCCCAGCAGAAGAGACCTTGCCAAAAGAGGAGGAGCAGACATCCCCAGTAGAAGAGGCCTTGCCAGCAGAGCAAGAGCAGACCTCCCTAGGAGAAGAGGCCTTGCCAGCAGAGCAAGGGGAAATCTCCCCCATTGAAGAGGTTGATGTAGATGAACAGGCCTCTACAGCAGACGAAGCTTTGTCATCAGAAGAACACGCGGCTCCAACAAAGGAAGAGACCCCACTAGTGGAACAGGAGGAAGAGGCACAACCAGCAAAGGAAGAGGATCTTCCAGAAGAAGCCATGGCAGTGGAGGAACAGTCGCCAGCAGCAGGGGAAGCCTTGGCAGCAGAAATGGATTCATCAGTGAATGAGGACACATCAGTAGACCCAGTAGAAGATACTGTAGATCACCAGAAGGCTCCAGAACTAGAAAAGCCAGCCCCAGAAGTAGCTGATGGAGCCATAGTTGTACTTGATAAAGTAATACCCGATAATGAGGAGGAAGGGATGGAAGAAAAGCGGAGTACTGAAGCTGCTCCCTTGGAAAGGGTAAATTCTCCCAGCGAACCCAGTCCTCCATTAGACAAGGACACAATGAACCTCAGTCAAGATGCTGTTCTGCTTGTTGGTCTGAAGGAGGTAACATATTGCCTAAATGGAGACAATGAGAATGATCGGACTGCACAGGAAGTagagaagatggaggaggaggtaCCAAAAGGAGATGTAGCAGAAAAAGGGAAGGACACTGAGGAGGAAAAGACTGAGGAAGAGAAAGCCAGAActactgaggaggaggaggaggtggaggtggatgATGGTGAAACTCTAGAACTGAGCTCGGACGACGACAGTGAGCCTCCAGTTGTGGACATGACAGGTCTCAGGAGGAAGAACAAAGAAATCCAAGCACCCCCCAAACGCAAGTCCACACGGCTCAACAAGAGACCGCTGGAGGATGACCAGACAGCGGTGTCGGAGCTAGAAGATGAAAGcatggagaaagaggaggaaaacgCCACATCAACAGAGGAAGAAGCAGTAGAGAAGAGTTCCGATGAGGCAGATGAGCCTCCAGTTGTGGACAGGAGAGTTCTGAGACGGAAGACCAAAGTAATTCAGTCACCATCTAAACCCAGAGGGAAACGGCGCAGTAAGACCTAA
- the LOC135239619 gene encoding soluble lamin-associated protein of 75 kDa-like isoform X2, with product MEFPVDVLATLSHEDLVHSAEDYMSDLLYSNPDNAEHFSLPNSRRIPLTISNVGFVPLYGSDLRHKVLALFSPEDQFTAVALYLGDQWWAVEDILKTADPSRKGLLKVRSLGEKIALYALNRIVYRSKEMSQNEVPFLCHSASDYAKILWKNGEAVGFYSVKPTGSLCNSFLTQRYLLPVMDSIFVRKIHRGNGHGLQILEDFVDCFKEDSLGLKYPLSQAMLKVCGQYLNTYPADRELLWEVESVGGPFQRCRIASKLQSIAVSGLCLEDALLHENDIAMEEEVQKETLSNSVEVTEVTMVNKHLRADTEDMPVSTRTRGSGYRRKRIREEVEVTEESLPDKITRVDDSATAKVANSEGETPAEEGQLAPDDDEGEGEEQPDEEVEDGDKEELSPVNKEVEKPVGQETPAQEEENLTLVEQLAKVVAEQINGEVTEDFGKEEGEITEEPAAVEENCTQEEEEGQKDVDMEEAIEDIVEDKDTGGAVPEGPEEQTSAVEESLHAEQASSAEEPLPTEEEQTSPVEEALPTEEEQTSPAEEALPAEEEQTSPVEEALPTEEEQTSPAEETLPKEEEQTSPVEEALPAEQEQTSLGEEALPAEQGEISPIEEVDVDEQASTADEALSSEEHAAPTKEETPLVEQEEEAQPAKEEDLPEEAMAVEEQSPAAGEALAAEMDSSVNEDTSVDPVEDTVDHQKAPELEKPAPEVADGAIVVLDKVIPDNEEEGMEEKRSTEAAPLERVNSPSEPSPPLDKDTMNLSQDAVLLVGLKEVTYCLNGDNENDRTAQEVEKMEEEVPKGDVAEKGKDTEEEKTEEEKARTTEEEEEVEVDDGETLELSSDDDSEPPVVDMTGLRRKNKEIQAPPKRKSTRLNKRPLEDDQTAVSELEDESMEKEEENATSTEEEAVEKSSDEADEPPVVDRRVLRRKTKVIQSPSKPRGKRRSKT from the exons ATGGAATTCCCTGTGGATGTCCTGGCCACCTTGAGCCATGAAGATTTGGTGCATTCAGCTGAAGATTATATGTCTGACCTCCTCTACAGTAACCCTGACAACGCTGAGCACTTCTCACTTCCAAACTCCCGACGG ATCCCTCTGACCATTTCGAATGTAGGCTTTGTCCCTCTCTATGGATCTGACCTCAGACACAAAGTGTTAGCTCTTTTCTCTCCAGAAGACCAGTTCACAG ctgtgGCTCTGTATCTGGGAGATCAATGGTGGGCTGTGGAGGATATTCTGAAAACTGCAGACCCTTCTCGAAAGGGGCTCCTGAAG GTGCGGAGTCTTGGGGAGAAAATAGCGCTGTACGCGCTCAACCGCATAGTGTACAGATCGAAGGAGATGAGCCAAAATGAAGTGCCTTTTCTTTGCCACAGTGCAAGTGATTATGCCAAAATTCTCTGGAAAAATGGTGAAGCTGTTGGCTTCTACTCGGTCAAACCCACAG GAAGCTTGTGCAATAGCTTTTTGACTCAGCGTTACCTTCTGCCTGTCATGGATTCCATATTTGTCCGGAAGATTCACCGTGGTAATGGGCATGGCCTTCAGATACTGGAGGACTTTGTGGATTGTTTCAAAGAGGACTCGCTTGGGTTGAAGTATCCCCTTTCACAGGCCATGTTAAAAG TGTGTGGACAATACCTTAACACATATCCAGCCGACCGGGAGTTGCTGTGGGAAGTGGAAAGTGTTGGAGGCCCGTTCCAGAGATGCAGAATAGCAAGCAAGCTTCAGTCAATTGCTGTGAGCG GCCTTTGTCTGGAAGATGCACTTTTGCATGAGAACGACATAGCCATGGAAGAGGAGGTGCAAAAAGAAACCCTATCAAACTCTGTGGAAGTCACG gAAGTCACGATGGTCAATAAGCACCTCAGAGCTG ACACTGAAGACATGCCTGTCTCAACTCGTACCAGAGGCAGCGGTTATAGACGCAAACGGATAAGAGAGGAAGTAGAAGTTACTGAAGAAAGTCTGCCTGACAAAATAACCAG GGTGGATGATTCTGCAACAGCAAAGGTGGCAAACTCTGAAGGGGAGACCCCAGCAGAGGAGGGACAACTGGCCCCAGATGATgatgaaggggagggggaggagcaacCAGATGAGGAAGTGGAAGATGGGGACAAGGAGGAACTAAGCCCTGTTAACAAGGAAGTGGAGAAGCCTGTGGGTCAAGAAACACCGGCACAAGAAGAGGAGAATCTGACCCTG GTGGAGCAGTTGGCCAAGGTGGTGGCGGAGCAAATAAATGGCGAAGTGACAGAAGACTTTGGTAAAGAGGAGGGGGAAATCACTGAGGAACCAGCTGCTGTGGAAGAGAACTGTAcccaagaggaagaggagggccaGAAGGATGTGGACATGGAGGAGGCAATTGAGGATATCGTGGAGGATAAG GACACTGGAGGGGCAGTTCCTGAAGGACCAGAGGAGCAGACATCAGCAGTAGAGGAGTCCTTGCATGCTGAGCAGGCTTCTTCTGCAGAAGAGCCCTTGCCAACTGAGGAGGAGCAGACATCCCCAGTAGAAGAGGCCTTGCCAACAGAGGAGGAGCAGACATCCCCAGCAGAAGAGGCCTTGccagcagaggaggagcagacaTCCCCAGTAGAAGAGGCCTTGCCAACAGAGGAGGAGCAGACATCCCCAGCAGAAGAGACCTTGCCAAAAGAGGAGGAGCAGACATCCCCAGTAGAAGAGGCCTTGCCAGCAGAGCAAGAGCAGACCTCCCTAGGAGAAGAGGCCTTGCCAGCAGAGCAAGGGGAAATCTCCCCCATTGAAGAGGTTGATGTAGATGAACAGGCCTCTACAGCAGACGAAGCTTTGTCATCAGAAGAACACGCGGCTCCAACAAAGGAAGAGACCCCACTAGTGGAACAGGAGGAAGAGGCACAACCAGCAAAGGAAGAGGATCTTCCAGAAGAAGCCATGGCAGTGGAGGAACAGTCGCCAGCAGCAGGGGAAGCCTTGGCAGCAGAAATGGATTCATCAGTGAATGAGGACACATCAGTAGACCCAGTAGAAGATACTGTAGATCACCAGAAGGCTCCAGAACTAGAAAAGCCAGCCCCAGAAGTAGCTGATGGAGCCATAGTTGTACTTGATAAAGTAATACCCGATAATGAGGAGGAAGGGATGGAAGAAAAGCGGAGTACTGAAGCTGCTCCCTTGGAAAGGGTAAATTCTCCCAGCGAACCCAGTCCTCCATTAGACAAGGACACAATGAACCTCAGTCAAGATGCTGTTCTGCTTGTTGGTCTGAAGGAGGTAACATATTGCCTAAATGGAGACAATGAGAATGATCGGACTGCACAGGAAGTagagaagatggaggaggaggtaCCAAAAGGAGATGTAGCAGAAAAAGGGAAGGACACTGAGGAGGAAAAGACTGAGGAAGAGAAAGCCAGAActactgaggaggaggaggaggtggaggtggatgATGGTGAAACTCTAGAACTGAGCTCGGACGACGACAGTGAGCCTCCAGTTGTGGACATGACAGGTCTCAGGAGGAAGAACAAAGAAATCCAAGCACCCCCCAAACGCAAGTCCACACGGCTCAACAAGAGACCGCTGGAGGATGACCAGACAGCGGTGTCGGAGCTAGAAGATGAAAGcatggagaaagaggaggaaaacgCCACATCAACAGAGGAAGAAGCAGTAGAGAAGAGTTCCGATGAGGCAGATGAGCCTCCAGTTGTGGACAGGAGAGTTCTGAGACGGAAGACCAAAGTAATTCAGTCACCATCTAAACCCAGAGGGAAACGGCGCAGTAAGACCTAA